A window of Nitratireductor kimnyeongensis genomic DNA:
CCGGCTGCCAGAGCGACCGCTTCTCACCGATGGCCACAAGGGCTCCTGACCCACTGCCCTCCGCGCCGTCCGGCACGGTAACCTCCAACCAGCTACCGCCTCCTTCAAGCCCGACCACCAATCCGTCACAGTTCCCTGAGGCCCCTCAGCAGGAAACACAGGTTGCAGCACTCGACCCGAACGCGGCCGCCAACGCACCGGATGTTTCCACTGGCAGTGTTGCCGGGGTGTGGAGCGTGAACGTTGCAGGCCAGTCGTGCCGGGTTGCCACACCGCAGACCAAATTCGGCTCCGGCTATCGGGCCGGGCCGCTGCGTTGCCCAGCTCCAATTGACGGCGTCAAATCATGGAATGTCGAGGGCAAGCAGCTTGCATTTTATGATGCGAATGGTGGCGTTCTTGCACGTCTCTACTCGTCGGGAGAAGGCCGTTTCGATGGCCAGACCACATCTGGTCAACCCATTTCACTGTCGCGCTGAGCGACGACCTTCAACATCCTTGGGTCAATCGGCCAAGCGTGAAAGCCTGACATGACATTGCGTGACGGACTTGTAACCCATCCCTCCGTCACGCAGCGCTATGACCACATGGTCGAGACGGGCAAGATTGCCCGCGATCCTGCGCAGGAGAATATCGCGGCGGCGTTAGACCGACTGATCGGCGAGATCAGCGACAAGCGCCTGGCACGCAAATCGAGCGCGCTTGGCTGGCTGTTCGCCCGACGGAAGACGTCTCGTGAGCCCGTCCGCGGGCTTTATGTGTATGGTGGTGTGGGACGCGGTAAGACCATGCTCATGGACATGTTTCATGATTTGGTGCCGGTGGACCACAAGCGCCGCGCCCATTTCAACGATTTCATGGCAGACGTGCATGATCGCATCGGACAACACCGTGCGGCGCTGAAAGCCGGAGAGACCCAGGAAACAGACCCAATCCCGCCTGTAGCCGCAGCGTTGGCGCAGGAAGCATGGGTTCTGTGCTTCGACGAATTCACTGTAACCGACATCGCAGACGCGATGATTCTTTCTCGCCTCTTCGCGGCCTTGTTCGACAAGGGCGTGGTTCTGGTGGCCACATCCAATGTCGCACCCGACGACCTCTACCGCGACGGACTCAACCGCGGCCTTTTTCTGCCGTTCATCGGGATTCTAAAGGAAAACACACGTATTCTGGAACTCGACATCGATACCGATTACCGGATGCAGAAGCTCAACCGCATTCCTGTCTACATATCACCGGACGATGCTGCGGCCGGAAAGCAAATGGACGCCGCCTGGACGACGGTGACCGACGGCCAGCCAGTCGAGCCTTCCGAACTGAAGGTAAAGGGCAGGTCCGTGCCAGTGCCCCAGGCATCTGGCTCAGCTGCACGCTTCTCATTTGCAGATCTCTGCGAGAAGCCACTCGGCGCTCGTGATTATCTGGCCATAGCCGGCGCTTTCGACACGATCTTCATCGATCATGTTCCCTCAATGGATATGCGACGGCGAAACGAGGCGAAACGCTTCATTCTATTGATCGACACCCTATATGACGCCGGAGCACGAGTGTTCATATCTGCTGCCGCTCAACCCGATGCACTCTACACGGCATCAAACGGCACTGAAGCATTCGAGTTCGACCGCACCGCTTCCCGACTCATCGAGATGCAGAGCCAAGACTGGCTGGAGCAAACCGGTCAGCGCAAGGCTGAGAAATCCGTGGTGGCCAGAGAGCAGACAGCAGGCACGGGCTGATCACCAGCCACATCGTGCGGAAAAACCCTGACGAGCGGCCCCTACCGATAAGAATGCACATTTTTGAGGCAAAATTCTTACTTTTACGTAAGCCCATAAATGTCTAAACGATTGAAATTCCTGAACAGATAAGAATCGGTTGAATTTCCTTGCCAGTATGCTTATTCCAATGAGGCTTATGAAACGGGCCACGCCACGGATTTGCCGCGCCTTTTTGGAATAAAGGAGTGCGACGGACCTCTGGCCCGAAATGCATTGGTGTGACACGACACAGGCAAAACGCGACGCGCGCTCTTTTTCACACATCCATCTCACCACCTATCCTTTCGACACAAGGGGGAATTCTAACCACATGGCACGCGACAAGATCGCTCTCATCGGCTCCGGCATGATCGGTGGAACGCTCGCACACCTGGCGGGCTTGAAGGAACTGGGCGACGTCGTCCTGTTCGACATTGCCGAGGGCATCCCCCAGGGCAAGGGACTGGACATCGCCGAATCCTCGCCGGTCGAGGGCTTCGACGCCAAAATGGTTGGCGCCAACGACTACGCTGCCATCGAGGGCGCGGATGTCTGCATCGTCACCGCCGGTGTTGCCCGCAAGCCCGGCATGAGCCGCGATGACCTTCTGGGCATCAATCTGAAAGTGATGGAGCAGGTCGGCGCTGGCATCAAGAAATACGCCCCCAACGCTTTCGTGATCTGCATCACCAACCCGCTCGACGCCATGGTCTGGGCGCTGCAGAAGTTCTCCGGCCTGCCGAAGAGCCATGTGGTCGGCATGGCCGGCGTGCTGGACTCGGCTCGTTTCCGTTACTTCCTTTCGGAAGAGTTCAAGGTCTCCGTCGAAGACGTGACGGCTTTCGTTCTCGGCGGCCACGGCGATTCCATGGTTCCGCTGACGCGCTACTCCACCGTTGCCGGCATTCCGATCCCGGACCTGGTGAAGATGGGCTGGACCTCCAAGGAGAAGATCGACGAGATCGTGCAGCGCACCCGTGACGGCGGCGCAGAGATCGTCGGCCTTCTGAAGACCGGCTCGGCCTACTACGCCCCGGCTTCGTCGGCGATCGCCATGGCCGAGAGCTACCTGAAGGACAAGAAGCGCGTCCTGCCCTGCGCGGCACATCTTGCCGGCCAGTATGGCGTCAAGGACATGTATGTGGGCGTTCCCACTGTCATCGGCGCCGGCGGTGTCGAGCGCATCATCGAAATCGATCTCAACAAGTCTGAGCAGAAGATGTTCGAACAGTCCGTGGGGGCCGTTGCCGGTCTTTGCGAGGCCTGCGCCAACATCGCGCCCAACCTGAAGAAGTAGGAGTAGGCCTCCAATGAACATTCACGAGTATCAAGCCAAGCAGCTTCTGAAGAGCTATGGCGCACCGGTGGCCGATGGCGTGCCGGTGTTTGAGAAGGGCGAAGCCGAAGCCGCTGCGAAAAAGCTTCCCGGACCGCTCTATGTGGTAAAGAGCCAGATCCACGCGGGTGGACGCGGCAAGGGCAAGTTCACCGAACTCGGGCCCGACGCCAAGGGCGGCGTGCGGCTTGCGAAGAGCGTCGAGGAAGTTGTCGCGCACACCAACGAGATGCTCGGCAACACGCTCGTCACCAAGCAGACCGGCCCGGCCGGCAAGCAGGTGAACCGCCTCTACATCGAGGACGGTGCGGACATCGACCGCGAGCTCTACCTCTCGATCCTCATCGACCGCACGGTCGGCCGCCCGGCTTTTGTCGTTTCGACCGAAGGCGGCATGGACATTGAGGCCGTCGCCGAAGAGACGCCGGAGAAGATCCTCACGCTCGCCATCGACCCGAAAACGGGCGTAACGGCTGACGACGTGAAGAAGCTCAACGAGGCGCTGAAGCTCGACGGCGAGGCGGCAAAGGACGGCGAGACGCTGTTCCCTATCCTCTACAAGGCCTTCACCGAAAAGGACATGAGCCTTCTGGAAGTGAACCCGCTGATCGTCATGGAAAATGGCCGTCTGCGCGTTCTCGATGCCAAGGTCTCCTTCGACGGCAACGCGCTGTTCCGTCACGAGGACGTGGTTGCCCTGCGCGACACGACCGAGGAAGACGAGAAGGAAATCGAGGCTTCCAAATACGACCTCGCCTATGTCGCGCTCGACGGCAACATCGGCTGCATGGTCAATGGTGCCGGTCTCGCAATGGCCACGATGGACATCATCAAGCTCTACGGAGCCGAGCCTGCCAACTTCCTCGATGTCGGCGGCGGCGCATCCAAGGAGAAGGTGACGGCAGCCTTCAAGATCATCACCGCGGACCCGGCCGTGAAGGGCATTCTGGTCAACATCTTCGGCGGCATCATGCGCTGCGACGTCATCG
This region includes:
- the mdh gene encoding malate dehydrogenase, encoding MARDKIALIGSGMIGGTLAHLAGLKELGDVVLFDIAEGIPQGKGLDIAESSPVEGFDAKMVGANDYAAIEGADVCIVTAGVARKPGMSRDDLLGINLKVMEQVGAGIKKYAPNAFVICITNPLDAMVWALQKFSGLPKSHVVGMAGVLDSARFRYFLSEEFKVSVEDVTAFVLGGHGDSMVPLTRYSTVAGIPIPDLVKMGWTSKEKIDEIVQRTRDGGAEIVGLLKTGSAYYAPASSAIAMAESYLKDKKRVLPCAAHLAGQYGVKDMYVGVPTVIGAGGVERIIEIDLNKSEQKMFEQSVGAVAGLCEACANIAPNLKK
- the zapE gene encoding cell division protein ZapE produces the protein MTLRDGLVTHPSVTQRYDHMVETGKIARDPAQENIAAALDRLIGEISDKRLARKSSALGWLFARRKTSREPVRGLYVYGGVGRGKTMLMDMFHDLVPVDHKRRAHFNDFMADVHDRIGQHRAALKAGETQETDPIPPVAAALAQEAWVLCFDEFTVTDIADAMILSRLFAALFDKGVVLVATSNVAPDDLYRDGLNRGLFLPFIGILKENTRILELDIDTDYRMQKLNRIPVYISPDDAAAGKQMDAAWTTVTDGQPVEPSELKVKGRSVPVPQASGSAARFSFADLCEKPLGARDYLAIAGAFDTIFIDHVPSMDMRRRNEAKRFILLIDTLYDAGARVFISAAAQPDALYTASNGTEAFEFDRTASRLIEMQSQDWLEQTGQRKAEKSVVAREQTAGTG
- the sucC gene encoding ADP-forming succinate--CoA ligase subunit beta — encoded protein: MNIHEYQAKQLLKSYGAPVADGVPVFEKGEAEAAAKKLPGPLYVVKSQIHAGGRGKGKFTELGPDAKGGVRLAKSVEEVVAHTNEMLGNTLVTKQTGPAGKQVNRLYIEDGADIDRELYLSILIDRTVGRPAFVVSTEGGMDIEAVAEETPEKILTLAIDPKTGVTADDVKKLNEALKLDGEAAKDGETLFPILYKAFTEKDMSLLEVNPLIVMENGRLRVLDAKVSFDGNALFRHEDVVALRDTTEEDEKEIEASKYDLAYVALDGNIGCMVNGAGLAMATMDIIKLYGAEPANFLDVGGGASKEKVTAAFKIITADPAVKGILVNIFGGIMRCDVIAEGVVTAVKEVGLKVPLVVRLEGTNVDLGKKIINESGLNVIAADDLDDAAKKIVAAVKGS
- a CDS encoding protease inhibitor Inh/omp19 family protein, with product MPHKKFAILAVTLLAAGLAGCQSDRFSPMATRAPDPLPSAPSGTVTSNQLPPPSSPTTNPSQFPEAPQQETQVAALDPNAAANAPDVSTGSVAGVWSVNVAGQSCRVATPQTKFGSGYRAGPLRCPAPIDGVKSWNVEGKQLAFYDANGGVLARLYSSGEGRFDGQTTSGQPISLSR